From the genome of Methanomassiliicoccales archaeon, one region includes:
- a CDS encoding DUF2284 domain-containing protein, translating to MKKKDLEILASKAKEYGASSVGLIQATDVVVDERVRLKCLVPRCEHYSRNLMCPPNLPGLDEMRKILSRYSFGIVLQFPIGLNQDQVSKEFKGKSVGELLEEKDYRKRMRSSMKAMMESLARLEKDALSMGYPFAVALSGGCCSLCDDCAGPGGECRHPFLSRPSMEAMGIDAAATARKAGLEVLWPPKEPLWTCLLLVD from the coding sequence ATGAAAAAGAAGGACCTGGAAATCCTGGCATCCAAGGCCAAGGAATACGGCGCCAGCTCGGTCGGTCTGATCCAGGCAACGGACGTAGTGGTCGACGAACGCGTGCGCCTCAAGTGCCTGGTGCCTCGATGCGAACACTATTCCCGCAATCTGATGTGCCCTCCGAACCTTCCAGGTCTGGACGAGATGAGGAAGATCCTCTCCCGATACTCGTTCGGCATCGTGCTGCAGTTCCCCATCGGGTTGAATCAGGATCAGGTCTCGAAAGAATTCAAAGGCAAAAGCGTGGGCGAGCTGCTGGAGGAGAAGGACTACCGGAAGAGGATGAGGTCCTCCATGAAGGCGATGATGGAATCCCTGGCAAGGCTGGAGAAGGATGCGCTGTCGATGGGATATCCGTTCGCCGTTGCATTGTCTGGGGGATGTTGCTCTTTGTGCGATGATTGTGCCGGTCCCGGAGGAGAATGTCGTCATCCTTTCCTTTCCAGGCCGAGCATGGAAGCGATGGGAATAGATGCCGCCGCCACTGCGCGCAAGGCGGGGCTCGAGGTCCTCTGGCCGCCGAAGGAGCCGTTGTGGACCTGCCTGTTGCTGGTCGATTGA
- a CDS encoding GyrI-like domain-containing protein, which yields MRILVSNPQFQSWDADDTLKGTYDEIDAWLNANAYEYAGAPREIYHGDPVKEKDAPKWRTEIVWPVKKK from the coding sequence GTGCGAATTCTAGTCAGCAACCCACAATTTCAATCGTGGGATGCTGACGACACGCTGAAGGGCACCTACGACGAGATCGATGCCTGGTTGAATGCAAACGCGTACGAGTACGCTGGTGCTCCCAGGGAGATATATCACGGCGATCCTGTGAAAGAGAAGGATGCACCCAAATGGCGAACGGAGATCGTCTGGCCGGTGAAGAAGAAGTGA
- a CDS encoding pyridoxamine 5'-phosphate oxidase family protein, with product MVAMPDEVMQAINTQKAGKVLATVREDGSPHVIQVGSIIAPSPQMIAFGAILMKETSKNLEAMKKKGVMPAVLVTVEMKSYQVRGKVKDKVTSGPLFDKMNEELKKMGLKANVVWTLEVAEVYNQSPSYDAGKKIA from the coding sequence ATGGTCGCAATGCCTGATGAGGTCATGCAAGCCATCAACACGCAGAAGGCAGGAAAGGTGCTGGCGACCGTCCGCGAGGACGGCAGTCCGCACGTCATCCAGGTGGGGAGCATCATAGCCCCCAGCCCGCAGATGATCGCCTTCGGTGCCATCCTGATGAAGGAGACGAGCAAGAACCTGGAAGCGATGAAGAAGAAAGGCGTAATGCCAGCCGTCCTGGTGACGGTGGAGATGAAGTCCTACCAGGTCCGTGGCAAGGTGAAGGACAAGGTCACCTCCGGCCCGCTCTTCGATAAGATGAACGAGGAACTGAAGAAGATGGGGCTGAAGGCGAACGTCGTCTGGACCTTGGAAGTTGCTGAGGTCTACAACCAGAGCCCCTCCTACGACGCCGGCAAGAAGATCGCATGA
- a CDS encoding winged helix-turn-helix domain-containing protein, with translation MKSDPILSELRSLRDDLGEINQRLVSLRYEDFKMVFVDELRSALGVEGRRSFDSDMLDVQRSSSCENRSACIAKTAEVVDGVIDDLEDDDLASAQTKLEGTRGMLCGDVSPCRDGACNSAAVGTVERMTVILDIYARLREQLGTGEGGSSHLGRKGEGTPEEIERALGPLSNAWRLTILRMLAEQQLSLSEIARRLKMRTGHLQFHVRSLKEAGYISLNRGTRAYSITHRGRRALKGVDQLVSSLGS, from the coding sequence ATGAAGAGCGATCCGATACTGAGCGAGCTGCGTTCTCTGCGGGACGATCTGGGAGAGATCAACCAGCGGCTGGTCAGCCTGAGATACGAGGACTTCAAGATGGTCTTCGTCGACGAGCTGCGCAGCGCCCTGGGGGTGGAAGGCAGAAGGTCGTTCGATTCCGATATGCTCGATGTCCAGCGATCATCCTCCTGCGAGAACCGGTCGGCCTGCATCGCCAAGACGGCGGAGGTCGTGGACGGGGTCATCGATGATCTGGAAGACGACGATCTAGCATCGGCCCAGACCAAGCTCGAAGGTACGAGGGGCATGCTCTGTGGCGACGTATCGCCTTGCCGTGACGGCGCATGCAATTCCGCCGCCGTGGGAACCGTGGAGAGGATGACGGTCATATTGGACATCTATGCTCGTCTGAGGGAGCAGCTCGGGACGGGAGAAGGAGGTTCCTCTCATCTTGGCCGGAAGGGGGAAGGCACCCCGGAGGAAATCGAGAGGGCGCTCGGACCACTGTCCAACGCCTGGCGCCTGACCATTCTGCGCATGCTCGCCGAGCAGCAACTTTCGCTGTCCGAGATCGCGCGTCGTCTGAAGATGCGTACCGGGCACCTCCAGTTCCACGTCCGCAGCCTCAAGGAGGCGGGATACATCTCCTTGAACAGGGGAACAAGGGCGTACTCCATCACGCACCGAGGAAGAAGGGCGTTAAAGGGAGTGGACCAGCTGGTGTCGAGCCTAGGCTCGTGA